The proteins below are encoded in one region of Brachyspira intermedia PWS/A:
- the rpoC gene encoding DNA-directed RNA polymerase subunit beta', whose product MQFSNFDQIKISIASPQVMREWSYGEVKKPETINYRTLRPERDGLFCEKIFGTTKEYECYCGKFKSIRYKGVVCDKCGVEVTHFKVRRERMGHIELAAPVAHIWYYRNTPSRIGLLLNMNIAHLRSVLYFERYVVIDPGDSSYSKGDLLTEDEYNEALDRYGDNIRIGIGAEGIRDMLKDLDMDEEIRKLREEMIKKREKSDRRLRKRLEIFEDFKASGNDPTWMILDVVPVIPPDLRPMVQLDGGRFATSDLNDLYRRVINRNIRLRRLLVLRAPDIIIRNEKRMLQEAVDALFDNSRRKKVVKGPGNRPLKSLSDMLKGKQGRFRQNLLGKRVDYSGRSVIVAGPRLKMHQCGLPKKMAVELFKPFIMKKLVEINSAHNIKSAKRFVEEGREEVWGVLEDIAKEHPVLLNRAPTLHRLGIQAFEPVLVEGKAIQLHPLVCHAYNADFDGDQMAVHTPLSAEAQIEAWTLMLAPHNILNPANGEPIVNPTQDIVLGISYLTKLRTGSKGEGKMFSSPKDALLAYDNNLVELESRIKVLMKNKDGEEEFIETSVGRLKFNEVIPEDFRYQNRDFNSKDLAKFIHEVYLKHGTAVTVNMLDDIKELGYQSATVFGSTISIADILIPPMKKHEIEEATKQVEFIENQYMNGIITTDEKKQKVMDLWTTVEGRITEAMMDNLRQDQDGFNPVYIMADSGARGSKQQIRQLASMRGLMAKPSGEIIELPIISNFKEGLTVQEYFISTHGARKGLADTALKTSSAGYLTRKLVDVAIGVVVSEHDCGTVKGIAIEAIKNGDEIKKSLKERVVGFFTSEHIYHPVTKELICSANTEITEELGDLIEKSGIEKISIRHPLTCESRMGVCQKCYGRSLSTNNLASIGEAVGVVAAQSIGQPGTQLTMRTFHIGGVATQMVEENEIKVNYPIYIEQFSNYVVQPNGVKITARKGDLIIRRVLEKWEKSTLKDILTEQNTKVLIGDVIATLKDGTEIKATHNGTFKITDDDKYIMITGDKHTIVIKVGSEYKVDEHVFIEPNTVIASFDTYNEPIISEKAGIVRWQDIIPGRTLVESIDDQTGNVTNIIQEFKDASMQPKILITGEGDPFETDIPNGAQLLVENNQRVEIGEVIAKTTRIQQKSRDITGGLPRVQELLEAQKPKDTAIIAGIDGEVEIGGSHKGKKVVKIRNEFDETKHLVPHGKMLLVRNGDQVKTGTQLCAGKINPHDILETQGDLALQTYLLEEIQTVYNQQGVGINDKHFALIIRQMLRRLEITDPGDTKYIVGQYVDKYEFEEENRRYEEAGGSPASGKPVLLGLTKAALNTESFISSASFQETTKVLTNAAIKGKVDKLLGLKENVIIGHLIPAGTGVKLYNKLHVYNKQSGDLDKKDNIDNSAKEEEVMQITV is encoded by the coding sequence ATGCAATTTTCAAACTTTGACCAAATAAAAATTAGTATAGCAAGCCCACAGGTTATGAGAGAATGGAGTTATGGTGAGGTTAAAAAACCTGAAACTATCAACTACAGAACTTTAAGACCTGAAAGAGACGGACTTTTTTGTGAGAAGATATTCGGAACTACTAAAGAATATGAATGTTATTGCGGTAAATTCAAAAGTATTCGTTATAAGGGCGTAGTTTGTGATAAATGCGGTGTTGAAGTTACTCATTTCAAAGTTAGAAGAGAGAGAATGGGGCATATAGAATTAGCTGCTCCTGTTGCTCATATTTGGTACTATAGGAATACTCCTTCAAGAATAGGGCTTCTTTTAAACATGAATATTGCTCATTTAAGAAGCGTACTTTATTTTGAAAGATATGTTGTTATAGATCCAGGTGATAGCAGTTATTCTAAAGGCGATCTTTTAACTGAAGATGAATATAATGAAGCTTTAGATAGATATGGCGATAATATAAGAATAGGTATAGGTGCTGAAGGCATAAGAGATATGCTTAAAGACCTTGATATGGATGAGGAAATCAGAAAACTCAGAGAGGAAATGATTAAAAAACGTGAAAAGAGTGATAGACGTTTAAGAAAGCGTCTTGAAATCTTTGAAGATTTTAAAGCGAGTGGTAATGATCCTACTTGGATGATACTTGATGTAGTTCCTGTAATTCCTCCAGATTTAAGACCTATGGTTCAGCTTGACGGCGGAAGATTCGCTACTTCAGACTTGAATGACCTTTATAGAAGGGTTATAAACAGAAATATTCGTTTAAGAAGATTATTAGTTTTAAGAGCTCCTGATATTATCATCAGAAATGAAAAAAGAATGTTACAGGAAGCTGTTGATGCTTTATTTGATAACAGCAGAAGAAAGAAAGTTGTTAAAGGCCCTGGAAATAGACCTTTAAAATCTCTTTCAGATATGCTTAAAGGTAAGCAAGGACGTTTCAGACAGAACCTTTTGGGTAAACGTGTTGACTATTCAGGACGTTCTGTTATTGTTGCTGGTCCTAGACTTAAAATGCATCAATGCGGACTTCCTAAAAAAATGGCTGTAGAGTTATTCAAGCCTTTCATAATGAAAAAATTAGTTGAAATTAATTCAGCTCATAATATAAAATCTGCTAAGAGATTCGTAGAAGAGGGCAGAGAAGAAGTTTGGGGAGTATTAGAAGATATTGCTAAAGAGCATCCGGTACTTTTAAACAGAGCACCGACTCTTCACAGACTTGGTATTCAGGCATTTGAACCTGTACTTGTTGAAGGAAAAGCAATTCAGCTTCACCCATTAGTTTGTCACGCTTATAACGCTGACTTCGACGGCGACCAGATGGCTGTACATACTCCGCTTTCTGCTGAGGCTCAGATTGAGGCTTGGACTTTAATGCTTGCTCCTCATAATATATTGAACCCTGCTAACGGTGAACCTATTGTTAACCCTACTCAGGATATAGTACTTGGTATCAGCTATCTTACTAAATTAAGAACAGGCAGTAAAGGTGAAGGAAAGATGTTCTCATCTCCTAAAGATGCTTTACTTGCTTATGATAATAATTTGGTAGAGCTTGAATCAAGAATTAAAGTTCTTATGAAAAATAAAGACGGAGAGGAAGAATTTATTGAAACTTCTGTGGGAAGATTAAAATTCAATGAAGTTATTCCTGAAGATTTTAGATATCAAAACAGAGATTTTAACAGTAAAGATTTAGCTAAGTTTATTCATGAAGTATATTTGAAACATGGTACAGCAGTAACAGTTAATATGCTTGATGATATTAAAGAACTTGGTTATCAAAGTGCTACAGTATTCGGTTCTACTATTTCTATTGCTGATATACTTATTCCTCCAATGAAAAAACATGAAATAGAGGAAGCTACTAAACAGGTAGAGTTTATTGAAAATCAGTATATGAACGGTATTATTACTACTGATGAGAAAAAACAGAAAGTTATGGACCTTTGGACTACTGTTGAAGGTAGAATAACTGAAGCTATGATGGATAACTTAAGACAGGATCAGGACGGATTTAACCCTGTATACATAATGGCTGATTCTGGTGCGAGAGGTTCTAAACAGCAGATAAGACAGCTTGCTAGTATGAGAGGTTTGATGGCTAAGCCTTCCGGTGAGATTATCGAACTTCCTATTATTTCTAACTTTAAAGAAGGTCTTACTGTACAGGAATACTTTATTTCTACTCACGGTGCTAGAAAAGGTCTTGCCGATACTGCCTTAAAAACTTCAAGTGCTGGTTATCTTACTAGAAAATTAGTTGACGTTGCAATAGGGGTTGTTGTTTCAGAGCATGACTGCGGTACTGTTAAAGGTATTGCTATAGAAGCCATAAAAAACGGAGATGAAATCAAAAAATCTCTTAAAGAGCGTGTTGTTGGTTTCTTCACAAGTGAACATATATATCATCCTGTTACTAAAGAGCTTATATGTTCAGCTAATACTGAAATTACAGAAGAATTAGGTGATTTAATAGAGAAATCTGGTATAGAAAAAATCAGCATAAGACATCCTCTTACTTGTGAAAGCAGAATGGGGGTATGTCAGAAATGTTATGGAAGAAGCTTATCTACTAATAATTTAGCTTCTATAGGTGAGGCTGTTGGTGTAGTTGCTGCTCAAAGTATTGGTCAGCCTGGTACTCAGCTTACAATGAGAACTTTCCACATCGGTGGTGTTGCTACTCAGATGGTAGAAGAAAACGAAATTAAAGTTAACTACCCTATATATATTGAACAATTCTCTAACTATGTTGTTCAGCCTAATGGTGTTAAAATCACAGCTAGAAAAGGTGATTTAATTATCAGAAGAGTTTTAGAGAAATGGGAAAAATCTACATTAAAAGATATTTTAACTGAACAGAATACTAAAGTTCTTATAGGTGATGTTATAGCTACTCTTAAAGACGGTACAGAAATTAAAGCTACTCATAATGGTACTTTCAAAATCACTGATGATGATAAATATATAATGATTACAGGTGATAAGCACACAATTGTAATTAAAGTTGGAAGTGAGTATAAAGTTGATGAACATGTATTCATAGAACCTAATACTGTTATAGCTAGCTTTGATACATATAACGAGCCTATCATTTCAGAAAAAGCTGGTATAGTAAGATGGCAGGACATCATTCCTGGAAGAACATTAGTTGAATCTATAGACGATCAAACAGGAAACGTAACTAATATTATTCAAGAGTTTAAAGATGCTAGTATGCAGCCTAAAATCTTGATTACAGGTGAGGGAGATCCTTTTGAAACTGACATACCTAATGGTGCTCAGCTTCTAGTTGAAAACAACCAAAGAGTTGAAATAGGAGAGGTTATTGCTAAAACTACTCGTATACAGCAGAAAAGTAGGGATATTACAGGAGGTCTTCCAAGAGTACAGGAATTGCTTGAAGCTCAGAAACCTAAGGATACTGCTATTATTGCTGGTATTGACGGTGAGGTTGAAATAGGCGGTTCTCATAAGGGTAAAAAAGTAGTTAAAATCAGAAATGAATTTGATGAAACTAAACACTTAGTACCTCATGGTAAAATGCTTCTTGTTAGAAACGGCGACCAAGTAAAAACAGGTACTCAATTATGTGCTGGTAAGATAAACCCTCATGATATATTGGAAACTCAGGGAGATTTGGCTTTACAAACTTATTTGCTTGAAGAAATTCAGACAGTATACAATCAGCAGGGTGTAGGTATTAACGATAAGCACTTCGCTCTTATCATAAGACAGATGCTTAGAAGACTTGAAATTACTGATCCGGGCGATACTAAATATATTGTTGGTCAGTATGTTGATAAATATGAGTTTGAAGAAGAAAACAGACGCTATGAAGAGGCTGGCGGTTCTCCTGCAAGCGGTAAGCCTGTACTTTTAGGATTAACTAAAGCCGCTCTTAATACTGAAAGCTTTATATCTTCTGCTTCATTCCAAGAAACTACTAAGGTATTGACTAATGCTGCTATTAAAGGAAAGGTTGATAAATTGCTTGGATTAAAAGAAAATGTTATTATAGGACACTTAATACCTGCCGGTACTGGTGTTAAATTGTATAACAAACTTCATGTCTACAACAAGCAAAGCGGAGACTTGGATAAGAAAGATAATATAGATAATAGTGCTAAAGAAGAAGAGGTTATGCAAATAACTGTATAA
- the rpoB gene encoding DNA-directed RNA polymerase subunit beta: protein MANNIQIDNKVYPERGVEFAKKYRIENGRVNFSRTASVIEPPDLLAIQKESYESFLQKDVPENKRKNEGLQEVLTSIFPIVASNEKMQIEFISYSIGEPKMTEKEARRRDKTYSYPFKIKVQLTVRDPERIIEQEIFVGDIPAMTDRGTFIVNGAERVIVSQIHRSPGVVFNRSDRDAMFVAKIIPDRGTWLEFELDTKKDIMYVRIDRKKKLPVTVFLRAIGITTNEEILKLFYEIDNISLEKLSDEDAKEALIGRRSYSTVFDTENPDEIILNPGELINPNLAERLLMSGIKEISVLNMEAIKDNVTIINTLDKDTTKNQEEACTKIYNVIRPGEPALIENVVRTCNDLVFDPKSYALGDVGRYKLNKRLNFPESEQDKVLRHKDIVETIRFLIKVFINEEQLDDIDHLGNRRVRSVGELLSIQIKAGFTRMERIAKERMQMQDMEAVTPQSLVSIKLIQAVIKEFFGTNQLSQFMDQNNPLSEITHKRRLNALGQGGLTRDRAGFEVRDVHHTHYGKICPIETPEGPNIGLIVSLATYAKINKHGFLETPYRKVIDGKVTDEIEYLTAHDEEKYHIADANAPLNEDGTFKDNLISTRFRSEFPYSSPDQVQYMDVSPQQIVSLSSSLIPFLEHDDANRALMGSNMQRQSVPLLYPEAPIVGTGVEAKICQPGTGIAVHAKRAGKVIKVVHDEIIIKPTKQNSDDDLDVYELVKYQRTNQDTNYHQRPVVNVGDVVKAGGLLADGPATDHGELALGRNVLAAFMIFEGYNFEDAILLSRRLVQEDVFTSIHIEEFSVEARETKLDKENITRDIPNVSDAAFKNLDERGIVRIGAKVKAGDILVGKVTPKGETEITPEYRLLHSIFGEKARDVKDTSLRVPHGKDGTVIDVRVYSRENGDELKPGVEEVVKVFLAKKRIIQEGDKMAGRHGNKGVVARIMPIEDMPFLEDGTPVDICLNPLGVPSRMNIGQVIEMLLGWSGHKMGLKYACPVFEGPKEEALREAFVTSGMNPNGKVRLYDGRTGEPFKNDVAVGYMYMLKLNHLVEDKVHARSTGPYSLVTQQPLGGKSQFGGQRLGEMEVWALEAYGAANMLQEFLTVKSDDMTGRARIYESIVKGDVISSPGIPESFNVLVQELRGLGLNITIHDEEGNQLPSTEKELRQKTKKQTKIFK from the coding sequence ATGGCCAATAATATTCAGATAGATAATAAAGTATATCCGGAAAGAGGGGTAGAGTTCGCAAAAAAATATAGGATAGAAAACGGACGTGTAAACTTTTCACGAACCGCTTCTGTAATAGAACCTCCCGATCTCCTCGCTATACAAAAAGAATCTTATGAAAGCTTCCTTCAAAAGGATGTACCTGAAAATAAGAGAAAAAATGAAGGATTACAAGAAGTTTTAACTTCTATATTCCCTATAGTAGCTTCTAATGAGAAGATGCAGATAGAATTTATTTCTTACTCTATAGGCGAGCCTAAAATGACAGAAAAAGAGGCTAGAAGAAGAGATAAAACTTATTCTTATCCTTTTAAAATAAAAGTACAATTAACTGTAAGAGACCCTGAAAGAATCATTGAACAGGAAATATTTGTGGGTGATATACCTGCTATGACTGATAGAGGTACATTTATTGTTAATGGTGCTGAACGTGTTATAGTTTCTCAGATTCATAGATCTCCAGGTGTAGTTTTCAACCGCAGCGACAGAGATGCTATGTTCGTAGCTAAGATAATTCCAGATAGAGGTACTTGGCTTGAATTCGAACTCGATACCAAAAAAGATATAATGTATGTAAGAATAGACAGAAAGAAAAAACTTCCTGTTACAGTATTTTTAAGAGCTATTGGTATCACAACTAATGAAGAAATTTTGAAATTATTTTATGAAATAGATAATATATCATTAGAAAAACTTTCAGATGAAGATGCTAAAGAAGCTTTAATAGGCAGAAGATCTTATTCTACAGTATTTGATACAGAAAACCCTGATGAAATAATATTGAATCCAGGCGAACTTATCAACCCTAACTTGGCTGAAAGACTTTTAATGAGCGGTATTAAAGAAATATCCGTATTAAATATGGAAGCAATAAAAGACAATGTTACCATAATTAATACTTTAGATAAAGATACAACAAAAAACCAAGAAGAAGCATGCACTAAAATCTATAATGTTATAAGACCTGGTGAGCCTGCTTTAATAGAAAACGTTGTAAGAACTTGTAATGACTTAGTATTTGACCCTAAATCCTATGCTTTAGGAGATGTGGGACGTTATAAATTAAATAAAAGATTGAATTTCCCAGAAAGCGAACAGGATAAAGTTTTAAGACATAAAGATATAGTAGAAACTATTCGCTTTTTGATAAAAGTATTCATAAATGAAGAACAATTAGATGATATTGACCATTTAGGAAACAGACGTGTAAGAAGCGTAGGTGAATTATTATCTATACAAATAAAAGCCGGCTTCACTAGAATGGAGCGTATAGCAAAAGAAAGAATGCAAATGCAGGATATGGAGGCAGTAACTCCTCAATCTCTTGTAAGCATTAAACTTATACAGGCTGTAATAAAAGAATTCTTTGGTACAAACCAATTATCTCAGTTCATGGATCAGAACAATCCATTATCAGAGATTACACATAAAAGAAGATTAAATGCCTTAGGTCAGGGCGGTCTTACTAGAGACAGAGCAGGATTTGAAGTAAGAGACGTACACCATACTCACTATGGTAAAATATGTCCTATTGAAACTCCTGAAGGTCCAAACATCGGACTTATAGTTTCACTTGCTACTTATGCTAAAATCAATAAGCATGGATTCTTAGAAACTCCATACAGAAAAGTTATTGATGGAAAAGTAACAGATGAAATAGAGTATTTGACAGCTCATGATGAGGAAAAATACCATATTGCCGATGCAAATGCTCCTTTAAATGAGGACGGAACTTTCAAAGACAATCTTATTTCAACAAGATTCAGAAGTGAATTCCCATATTCTTCACCAGATCAGGTACAGTATATGGACGTTTCACCTCAGCAAATTGTTTCACTTTCAAGTTCTTTGATACCATTCTTGGAGCATGACGACGCTAACAGGGCTTTGATGGGTTCAAACATGCAACGTCAAAGTGTACCTTTATTGTATCCGGAAGCTCCTATAGTAGGAACAGGTGTAGAGGCTAAGATTTGTCAGCCTGGAACAGGTATAGCAGTTCATGCTAAAAGAGCTGGTAAAGTTATAAAAGTAGTTCATGATGAAATTATAATTAAGCCTACTAAACAAAATAGTGATGATGATTTAGATGTTTATGAATTAGTAAAATATCAAAGAACTAACCAAGATACAAATTATCACCAAAGACCAGTAGTTAATGTTGGTGATGTTGTTAAGGCTGGAGGACTTTTAGCTGATGGCCCTGCAACAGATCATGGTGAATTAGCTTTGGGAAGAAACGTTCTTGCTGCTTTCATGATTTTTGAAGGTTATAACTTCGAGGACGCTATTCTCTTAAGCAGAAGATTAGTTCAGGAAGATGTATTTACTTCTATACATATAGAAGAGTTTTCAGTTGAAGCTCGTGAAACAAAATTAGATAAAGAGAATATTACTAGAGATATACCTAATGTATCAGATGCTGCTTTCAAAAACTTAGATGAAAGAGGTATTGTAAGAATAGGTGCTAAAGTAAAAGCAGGAGATATATTAGTTGGTAAAGTAACTCCAAAAGGAGAAACAGAAATAACTCCTGAATACAGACTTCTTCACTCAATATTCGGTGAGAAGGCTAGAGATGTAAAAGATACTTCTTTAAGAGTACCGCATGGTAAAGATGGTACTGTTATTGATGTTAGAGTATATAGCAGAGAAAATGGCGATGAATTAAAGCCTGGTGTAGAGGAAGTTGTAAAAGTATTCCTTGCTAAGAAGCGTATAATACAGGAAGGCGACAAAATGGCAGGACGTCACGGTAACAAAGGGGTTGTTGCTAGAATCATGCCTATAGAGGATATGCCATTCTTAGAAGATGGTACTCCTGTAGATATATGTCTTAACCCATTAGGTGTACCTTCTCGTATGAACATTGGTCAGGTTATTGAGATGTTGCTTGGTTGGTCTGGCCATAAAATGGGACTTAAATATGCTTGTCCGGTATTTGAAGGCCCTAAAGAGGAGGCTTTAAGAGAAGCATTCGTTACAAGCGGTATGAATCCTAATGGTAAAGTTAGACTTTATGACGGAAGAACAGGAGAGCCTTTCAAAAATGATGTAGCTGTAGGATATATGTATATGCTTAAGCTTAATCACTTGGTTGAAGATAAAGTACATGCTAGAAGTACAGGTCCTTACTCACTTGTTACTCAGCAGCCTTTGGGAGGTAAATCTCAATTCGGAGGTCAGAGATTAGGAGAGATGGAAGTTTGGGCATTAGAGGCTTATGGAGCTGCTAATATGCTTCAAGAGTTCTTAACTGTTAAATCAGATGATATGACAGGTCGTGCTAGAATATATGAATCCATTGTTAAAGGTGATGTTATATCCTCTCCGGGTATACCAGAAAGCTTTAACGTATTAGTTCAAGAGCTTAGAGGTTTGGGTCTTAATATTACTATTCATGATGAAGAAGGCAATCAGCTTCCTTCTACTGAAAAAGAGCTTAGACAAAAAACTAAGAAACAAACCAAGATTTTTAAATAA
- the rplL gene encoding 50S ribosomal protein L7/L12: MALSKEEILQAIEEMKVIELHELVEAIKEKFNVTAAMPVAAVAAAPAGGAAAPAEEEKNEFDIILTGFDAAQKIALIKEVRAVSGLGLKEAKDAVEKGGETIKSGVSKEEAAAIKKQLEAAGGKVEVK, translated from the coding sequence ATGGCTTTAAGTAAAGAAGAAATATTACAAGCAATAGAAGAAATGAAAGTTATAGAGCTTCATGAATTAGTAGAAGCTATTAAAGAAAAATTCAATGTAACAGCAGCTATGCCAGTTGCAGCAGTAGCAGCAGCTCCAGCAGGCGGTGCAGCAGCTCCAGCTGAAGAAGAGAAAAATGAATTTGATATCATTCTTACTGGTTTTGATGCAGCTCAAAAAATCGCTCTTATTAAAGAAGTTAGAGCAGTTAGCGGCTTAGGCTTAAAAGAAGCTAAAGATGCTGTTGAAAAAGGCGGAGAAACAATCAAATCAGGCGTTTCTAAAGAAGAAGCTGCAGCTATTAAGAAACAATTAGAAGCTGCTGGTGGTAAAGTTGAAGTTAAATAA
- the rplJ gene encoding 50S ribosomal protein L10, with protein MPNKKNIETVSLLKETMGACAGLVFFDYRGVTVAQLTDLRRELAKTSSSMKICKNSLVDIALKELGREVKDEMFINPTAVVFAKEDVPGAAKVISEASKKNDKIKIKGGYMGEDLLNPADVQVVANIPPREVLLSHLVTALESPISGLANSLQSVISELAYVLDSVEEEKKKSA; from the coding sequence ATGCCTAATAAGAAAAACATTGAAACAGTATCATTGCTTAAAGAAACTATGGGAGCATGTGCTGGTTTGGTATTCTTCGATTATAGAGGAGTAACAGTAGCACAGCTTACAGATTTAAGACGTGAATTAGCAAAGACTTCTTCTTCAATGAAAATATGTAAAAACTCTTTAGTTGATATTGCTTTAAAAGAGTTAGGCAGAGAAGTAAAAGATGAGATGTTCATTAATCCTACAGCTGTAGTATTTGCTAAGGAAGATGTTCCTGGTGCAGCTAAAGTTATAAGTGAAGCATCTAAGAAAAATGATAAAATTAAAATCAAAGGCGGCTATATGGGTGAAGATTTGCTAAACCCAGCAGATGTTCAAGTAGTAGCTAATATTCCGCCAAGAGAAGTTTTACTTTCTCATCTTGTTACAGCACTCGAGTCTCCTATATCTGGCTTGGCAAACAGCTTGCAAAGCGTTATATCAGAACTTGCTTATGTGCTTGACAGTGTTGAAGAAGAAAAGAAAAAATCAGCTTAA
- the rplA gene encoding 50S ribosomal protein L1: protein MATKEKKIGGKRYDAIRKQVEKLRLYSVDEAIELAKKNATCKFDETIEVTINLNILPKHSIRDTLSFPNAFGKEKRVVVFAQGEKADEAKAAGAMEVGFEDLIDKVKGGYTDFDVAIATPDLMKEVGKLGQILGRKGLMPNPKTGTVTLDIAQAVKSFKAGRMEYRADKNGIVRMGIGKASMTADKLNENFKVFYDEILRKKPSDLKGEYIKAVGVTSTMGVGIKIDHKRIKM, encoded by the coding sequence ATGGCTACAAAAGAGAAAAAAATAGGTGGCAAACGTTACGACGCTATAAGAAAGCAAGTAGAGAAATTAAGACTCTATTCCGTAGATGAAGCTATTGAATTAGCTAAGAAAAACGCTACCTGTAAATTTGATGAAACTATTGAGGTAACAATAAACCTTAATATCTTACCTAAACACTCAATAAGAGACACATTATCATTCCCAAATGCTTTTGGTAAAGAAAAAAGAGTAGTTGTATTTGCACAAGGAGAAAAAGCTGATGAGGCTAAAGCTGCTGGTGCTATGGAAGTTGGTTTTGAAGATTTAATTGATAAAGTTAAAGGCGGATATACAGACTTCGATGTTGCTATAGCTACTCCAGATTTGATGAAAGAAGTAGGTAAATTGGGACAAATTCTTGGAAGAAAAGGACTTATGCCTAACCCAAAAACAGGAACTGTTACTCTTGATATAGCTCAGGCAGTAAAAAGTTTCAAAGCCGGAAGAATGGAATACAGAGCTGATAAAAACGGTATCGTAAGAATGGGAATCGGTAAAGCTTCTATGACTGCTGACAAATTAAATGAAAATTTCAAAGTATTCTATGATGAAATTTTAAGAAAAAAACCTTCAGATTTAAAAGGTGAATATATTAAAGCAGTAGGTGTAACATCTACAATGGGTGTAGGTATAAAAATAGATCATAAAAGAATCAAAATGTAA
- the rplK gene encoding 50S ribosomal protein L11 — protein MAKKVVGIVKVRIPGGEATPAPPLGPALGQKQIQIAAFVKDFNAKTSKMKGQLLNTYITVYEDKTYTFVTKGTSTSTLIKKKLGIEKGSGEPNKTKVATINQKQLEEIAQEKMAYMSANDIEAAKKIVAGTARAMGIKVE, from the coding sequence ATGGCTAAAAAAGTGGTTGGTATTGTAAAGGTTCGCATACCAGGCGGAGAGGCAACTCCTGCTCCTCCATTAGGACCTGCATTGGGTCAGAAGCAGATACAAATAGCCGCTTTCGTTAAGGATTTTAATGCTAAAACATCTAAAATGAAAGGTCAGCTATTAAATACTTACATAACAGTGTATGAAGATAAAACTTATACATTCGTTACTAAAGGAACATCTACTTCTACATTAATCAAAAAGAAATTGGGCATAGAAAAAGGTTCTGGAGAGCCTAACAAAACTAAAGTTGCTACAATCAATCAAAAGCAGCTTGAAGAAATTGCTCAGGAAAAAATGGCTTATATGTCAGCTAATGATATAGAAGCAGCAAAGAAAATAGTTGCGGGTACTGCTCGTGCTATGGGTATTAAAGTAGAATAA
- the nusG gene encoding transcription termination/antitermination protein NusG — translation MSEEISDIKDYKWYIVHTQHGYENKVRERIEKRAKENGMTDLIVDIYIPSETVTSTKNGKKVSKEEFFYPGYVLVKMIMNDATQSMVRRTPGVAGFIGSHATTKEEGNIIPTPLSESDVARIFENREEKSKTGINEIIGMEFDIGEKVQVIDGPFNGLNGIIENINSDKGRVTVKIEIFGRSTPTELEFSKVKKL, via the coding sequence ATGTCTGAAGAAATATCTGATATAAAAGATTATAAATGGTATATAGTTCATACTCAGCACGGTTATGAAAATAAAGTTCGTGAACGTATAGAGAAAAGAGCTAAAGAAAATGGTATGACTGACTTAATAGTTGATATATATATACCTTCAGAAACAGTAACTTCTACAAAAAATGGTAAAAAAGTATCTAAAGAAGAATTCTTTTATCCTGGCTATGTTTTAGTAAAAATGATAATGAATGATGCTACACAGTCTATGGTTAGAAGAACTCCCGGAGTTGCAGGCTTTATAGGAAGTCATGCTACAACTAAAGAAGAAGGTAATATTATTCCTACTCCTTTAAGCGAATCAGATGTTGCACGTATATTTGAAAATAGAGAAGAAAAATCCAAAACAGGTATCAATGAAATTATTGGAATGGAATTTGATATAGGTGAAAAGGTTCAGGTAATAGACGGACCTTTCAATGGACTTAATGGTATAATAGAAAATATTAATTCTGATAAGGGAAGAGTAACAGTAAAAATTGAGATATTTGGAAGAAGTACTCCTACAGAATTAGAATTTAGTAAAGTAAAAAAGTTATAA
- the secE gene encoding preprotein translocase subunit SecE → MADKKKNNIIDSIKEIKKELFERSVWPTRQDVINQTVVVIILLILASAFLGAADYVVTFLTRALLDGSILGSLISSKITLVLILAVVVLFVIYFAIRYMRKNRYNR, encoded by the coding sequence AATAATATAATTGATTCTATCAAAGAGATAAAAAAAGAACTCTTTGAAAGAAGTGTTTGGCCTACTCGTCAAGATGTAATAAATCAGACAGTTGTTGTTATAATATTGCTTATTTTAGCATCGGCTTTTTTAGGTGCTGCTGATTATGTAGTAACATTTTTGACAAGGGCGTTATTAGACGGTTCTATTTTGGGTAGCTTAATATCTTCTAAAATCACATTAGTTTTAATTCTTGCTGTAGTTGTTTTGTTTGTGATATATTTTGCTATTCGCTATATGAGAAAAAATAGATATAATAGGTGA